One Clostridia bacterium DNA window includes the following coding sequences:
- a CDS encoding glycogen/starch/alpha-glucan phosphorylase produces the protein MTENINAKEMKELIERQVSRYQGISAADASKKQMFDAVCFVVRDILSQKRMDFKHEIRAKQQKQVFYMSMEFLLGRSLKNHLYNLGLTDVVAKVLKDYGWDLEDLEQLEPDAGLGNGGLGRLAAAYMDALTSEGYAANGFSIRYDYGIFRQRIVDGWQMEMPDTWLDEGGENWLAPRPEETFEVRFGGTVEEEWTDQGLKINHRNYTTILAKAYDMYISGYHTKAVNRIRLWAASTPVEFDMALFSRGEYLKASENKALAESISKVLYPADDHIEGKALRLKQQYFFVSASVQNIVRNHLKYNPNLDNLADQVAIHVNDTHPTLCIPELMRIMVDEQGYDWQKAWNIVCQTVSYTNHTVMAEALEKWPQHLVEQQIPRIYQIICEINRRYCDELWRAFPNDWDKVTRNAIMAYGEIRMANLCLCASHTVNGVSALHSEILITDVFKDGYKMHPEKYTNVTNGITHRRWLCEANPDLSRLCTDLIGDDFVRTADLSPLMHYQGDRQVLDRLEQIKLKNKARLAKYVKDNYDITLDENSIFDVQVKRLHEYKRQLLNVLHILDLYLKLKENPDLDIRPRTFIFGAKAASSYYVAKQIIRLIYMMSKEINNDASIKGKLKVVFLENYCVSLAEIIMPASEVSEQISVAGKEASGTGNMKFMINGAVTCGTMDGANVEIYENVGAENIFIFGLRAAQAAELMGSNRYSPSNYYNNDMDLKHVIDYMRAGVGGVSFAELADLLTIGRGGKPDPFLCVADFRSYVNVQEEINNAYRDRERWNRMSLVNVAKSGFFAADRAVKEYANRIWNIKPVE, from the coding sequence ATGACGGAAAATATCAATGCAAAAGAAATGAAGGAATTGATCGAGCGACAGGTCAGCCGTTACCAAGGCATCTCCGCCGCCGACGCTTCCAAAAAACAAATGTTCGACGCCGTATGCTTCGTCGTACGGGATATATTATCGCAAAAGCGTATGGATTTCAAGCACGAGATCCGCGCCAAACAGCAAAAACAGGTCTTCTATATGAGTATGGAATTCCTGCTCGGCCGTTCGCTCAAAAATCACCTCTACAATTTGGGGCTCACCGACGTGGTGGCCAAGGTGTTGAAGGACTACGGCTGGGATTTGGAAGACCTCGAGCAGTTGGAGCCGGACGCCGGCTTGGGCAACGGCGGTTTGGGCCGTTTGGCCGCCGCGTATATGGACGCTTTGACCAGCGAGGGCTACGCCGCCAACGGCTTCTCCATTCGGTACGACTACGGCATCTTCCGCCAACGCATCGTGGACGGTTGGCAGATGGAAATGCCCGACACCTGGTTGGACGAGGGCGGCGAGAATTGGCTGGCGCCTCGTCCCGAAGAGACCTTCGAAGTGCGCTTCGGCGGCACGGTGGAAGAGGAATGGACGGACCAAGGGCTCAAAATCAACCATCGCAACTATACCACCATTTTGGCCAAAGCCTACGATATGTATATTTCGGGATACCACACCAAGGCGGTCAACCGCATTCGCCTGTGGGCGGCCTCTACGCCCGTGGAGTTCGACATGGCGCTCTTCAGCCGCGGCGAATACCTCAAGGCCAGCGAAAATAAGGCCCTCGCCGAGAGCATCAGCAAGGTGCTCTACCCCGCCGACGACCATATCGAAGGCAAGGCGTTAAGGCTCAAACAGCAATACTTCTTCGTGTCCGCGAGCGTGCAGAATATCGTGCGCAACCACTTGAAGTACAACCCCAATCTCGACAATTTGGCCGACCAAGTGGCCATTCACGTCAACGATACGCACCCCACTTTGTGCATTCCCGAGTTGATGCGCATCATGGTGGACGAACAGGGCTACGATTGGCAAAAAGCCTGGAATATCGTGTGTCAAACGGTGTCCTACACCAACCACACGGTCATGGCCGAAGCGTTGGAAAAATGGCCGCAGCACTTGGTGGAGCAACAAATTCCGCGTATCTACCAAATCATTTGCGAAATCAACCGCCGCTACTGCGACGAGTTGTGGCGCGCCTTCCCCAACGATTGGGATAAGGTGACGCGCAACGCCATCATGGCGTACGGCGAGATTCGCATGGCCAACCTGTGCCTGTGCGCGTCGCATACCGTCAACGGCGTGTCGGCTTTGCACTCCGAGATCCTCATCACGGACGTCTTCAAGGACGGGTACAAGATGCACCCCGAGAAGTACACCAACGTCACCAACGGCATCACGCACCGCCGCTGGCTGTGCGAGGCCAATCCCGACCTCAGTCGGTTGTGCACCGACCTCATCGGCGACGACTTCGTGCGCACGGCCGACCTGTCCCCCTTGATGCACTACCAAGGCGACCGTCAGGTGCTTGACCGTTTGGAGCAAATCAAGCTCAAAAACAAAGCGCGTTTGGCCAAGTACGTCAAGGACAACTACGACATTACGTTGGACGAGAACAGCATCTTCGACGTGCAGGTCAAGCGTTTGCACGAGTACAAACGGCAGCTCCTCAACGTGTTGCACATATTGGACCTGTACCTCAAACTCAAAGAGAATCCCGACCTCGACATAAGGCCGCGCACCTTCATCTTCGGTGCCAAGGCCGCCAGCAGTTATTACGTCGCCAAACAGATCATCCGCCTCATCTATATGATGAGCAAGGAGATCAACAACGACGCGTCCATCAAGGGCAAACTCAAGGTGGTCTTCCTCGAGAACTATTGCGTGTCTTTGGCCGAAATCATTATGCCGGCCAGCGAAGTCAGCGAGCAAATCTCGGTGGCGGGCAAAGAGGCCAGCGGTACGGGCAATATGAAGTTCATGATCAACGGCGCGGTGACCTGCGGCACGATGGACGGCGCCAACGTGGAGATCTACGAGAACGTGGGTGCGGAAAATATCTTCATCTTCGGTCTTAGGGCCGCGCAAGCCGCCGAGTTGATGGGTTCCAACCGCTACTCGCCTTCGAACTACTACAACAACGATATGGACCTCAAGCACGTCATAGACTATATGCGTGCGGGCGTGGGCGGCGTGTCTTTCGCCGAATTGGCGGACCTCTTGACCATCGGCAGAGGTGGCAAGCCCGATCCCTTCCTTTGCGTGGCGGACTTCCGCAGTTACGTCAACGTGCAAGAGGAGATCAACAACGCCTACCGTGACCGCGAACGCTGGAACCGCATGAGCTTGGTCAACGTGGCCAAGAGCGGCTTCTTCGCCGCGGATCGCGCCGTCAAGGAATACGCCAATCGCATCTGGAATATCAAACCCGTCGAATAA
- the glgA gene encoding glycogen synthase GlgA, producing MAAKKKVATTKGRTIKRVLFATGEAMPFLRSGGLGDVAGALPQALSKEGIDCRVIMPYYSGIPSTYTDTMRFVGNTYVYLGWRKQYCGVFQSSANGVTYYFIDNEYYFRRNTMYGQYDDAERFAFFCKAVLEALNIIDFDPQVIHCNDWHTALIPVFLDVFYRSVDKLKEVKTVFTIHNIEFQGKYDISLAHEICALPNEAISLVEYAGAMNYLKGGIECANAVTTVSPTYARELQDPFYAYDLDSILKARQYKITGIINGIDPELYNPAADQSVAVPFDVNSIEKRLENKKALCELLDLNFREDRPIISMVSRLTTQKGFDLVLEVAEELLAADIQLVILGTGEWRFENGFKELERRYGAKLRVIINFSKDLASKLYASSDIFLMPSKFEPCGLSQMIAMRYGAVPVVRETGGLKDSVKPYNPETKEGLGFTFYAYTGHEMLGAIWRAVDMYYNDKENWRQIIKNDMSTDFSWAVSAVKYADLYDGLLK from the coding sequence ATGGCTGCAAAAAAGAAAGTAGCAACAACGAAAGGGCGCACCATTAAGCGCGTGCTGTTCGCCACGGGCGAAGCAATGCCCTTTTTGAGAAGCGGCGGTTTGGGCGACGTAGCGGGCGCATTGCCCCAAGCGTTGAGCAAAGAAGGCATCGACTGCCGCGTCATTATGCCCTATTATTCGGGCATTCCGTCCACATATACGGACACGATGCGTTTCGTAGGCAACACCTACGTCTATTTGGGCTGGCGCAAGCAATACTGCGGCGTGTTCCAGAGTTCGGCGAACGGCGTCACCTATTACTTCATCGACAACGAGTACTATTTCCGCCGCAATACGATGTACGGACAATACGACGACGCAGAGCGTTTCGCCTTCTTCTGCAAGGCCGTGTTGGAAGCGCTCAATATCATCGACTTCGATCCGCAGGTCATTCATTGCAACGACTGGCACACCGCGCTCATCCCCGTCTTCTTGGACGTGTTCTACCGCAGCGTGGACAAATTGAAAGAGGTCAAAACCGTCTTCACCATTCACAATATCGAGTTCCAGGGCAAGTACGACATTTCCTTGGCGCACGAGATCTGCGCGTTGCCCAACGAGGCCATTTCGCTGGTGGAATACGCGGGCGCGATGAACTACCTCAAGGGCGGTATCGAATGCGCCAACGCCGTGACCACGGTCAGCCCCACCTATGCGCGTGAGTTGCAGGATCCCTTCTACGCCTACGATTTGGACAGCATTCTCAAGGCCCGTCAATACAAGATCACGGGCATCATCAACGGCATCGATCCCGAGTTGTACAACCCCGCCGCCGATCAGTCCGTGGCCGTGCCCTTCGACGTGAATTCCATCGAAAAACGCTTGGAAAACAAGAAGGCTTTGTGCGAATTGCTCGACCTCAACTTCCGCGAGGACAGACCTATCATCAGCATGGTAAGCCGCCTCACCACCCAAAAAGGCTTCGATTTGGTGTTGGAAGTGGCCGAGGAATTGTTGGCCGCCGACATTCAGTTGGTCATTTTGGGCACGGGCGAATGGCGTTTCGAGAACGGCTTCAAGGAGTTGGAGCGTCGCTACGGCGCCAAACTGCGCGTCATCATCAATTTCAGCAAAGATTTGGCCAGCAAGCTGTACGCTTCGTCGGATATCTTCCTGATGCCCAGCAAGTTCGAGCCCTGCGGCTTGTCGCAGATGATCGCCATGCGCTACGGCGCCGTGCCCGTGGTGCGCGAGACGGGCGGCCTCAAGGACAGCGTCAAGCCCTACAACCCCGAGACGAAAGAGGGCTTGGGCTTCACGTTCTACGCCTATACCGGCCACGAGATGTTGGGCGCTATTTGGCGTGCGGTGGATATGTACTACAACGACAAAGAGAATTGGCGGCAAATCATCAAGAACGATATGTCCACCGATTTCAGTTGGGCGGTATCGGCGGTGAAATACGCGGATTTATATGACGGTCTACTCAAGTAG
- the glgD gene encoding glucose-1-phosphate adenylyltransferase subunit GlgD has translation MNNVMGVIFASDYETKLNELTIHRTTASLPFCGRYRLIDFTLSNMVNSGITQIGIVTRSNYSSLMDHIRMGRDWDLNRKNSGISIFPPFVLNASREMYKGKIEALYSIQGFLSHNPEEYVLLTNSNVALNIDYNKVYEAHIRTGADVTVLTHEACPTSSRRMIVSAGEDGRINDIYITEKPEEVTYDVGLNMYLVKKDLLMQIVEKQYARGCFDWEKDVLTKQVSELKLYEYKVDGYVAVVDDIKSFYVENLALLDSEKRNKLFYGEGVIYTKVKDSIPTVYKDNACVKNSLVADGCVIDGTVENSVLFRGVKVEKGAVIKNSIIMENGVIMENAEVCYTITDKDVTIRNERTISGYETYPVVVAKGKTV, from the coding sequence ATGAACAACGTAATGGGCGTTATTTTTGCAAGTGATTACGAAACGAAACTCAACGAATTGACGATCCACCGCACCACGGCCAGCTTGCCTTTCTGCGGCAGATATCGTCTTATCGACTTTACCTTGTCCAACATGGTCAACTCGGGCATTACCCAGATCGGTATCGTCACCCGTAGCAACTACTCCTCGTTGATGGACCATATCCGTATGGGCAGAGATTGGGACCTCAACCGCAAAAACAGCGGCATCTCCATCTTCCCGCCCTTCGTCCTCAACGCTTCGCGCGAGATGTACAAGGGCAAGATCGAAGCGCTCTATTCCATACAGGGCTTTTTGTCCCACAACCCCGAGGAATACGTCCTTTTGACCAATAGCAACGTGGCCCTCAATATCGACTACAACAAGGTGTACGAGGCGCATATCCGCACGGGGGCGGACGTGACCGTGCTGACGCACGAGGCTTGCCCCACCTCTTCCCGCCGTATGATCGTATCCGCGGGCGAGGACGGCCGCATCAACGATATCTATATCACCGAGAAACCCGAAGAAGTCACCTACGACGTGGGCCTCAATATGTATCTCGTCAAGAAGGACCTCTTGATGCAAATCGTAGAGAAACAATATGCGCGCGGTTGCTTCGATTGGGAAAAGGACGTGCTGACCAAGCAGGTGAGCGAGCTCAAATTGTACGAGTACAAAGTGGACGGCTACGTGGCCGTGGTGGACGACATCAAGAGCTTCTACGTCGAAAACCTCGCTTTGCTCGATTCGGAAAAACGCAACAAGCTGTTCTACGGCGAGGGCGTCATCTACACCAAAGTCAAAGACAGCATCCCCACCGTTTACAAGGACAACGCCTGCGTCAAGAATAGTCTTGTCGCCGACGGCTGCGTCATAGACGGCACGGTGGAAAACTCCGTCCTGTTCCGTGGCGTCAAGGTGGAGAAAGGCGCGGTCATCAAAAACAGTATCATTATGGAAAACGGCGTCATTATGGAGAACGCCGAAGTTTGTTACACCATCACGGACAAGGACGTGACCATTCGCAACGAGCGCACCATCTCGGGCTACGAAACCTATCCCGTCGTGGTGGCCAAAGGCAAGACCGTGTAG
- a CDS encoding glucose-1-phosphate adenylyltransferase: MNQRKNKECVAMLLAGGQGTRLGVLTRSVAKPAVPFGGKYRIIDFPLSNCINSGIDTVGVLTQYQPFELNQYIGNGQPWDLDRLSGGVYVLPPYMKGSAGEWYKGTANAIYQNIMFIDRFNPEYVLILSGDHIYRMDYAKMLDCHKKHNADCTIAVYDVPLEQASRFGIMNTNADGSIYEFEEKPKKPKSTKASMGIYIFNWAVLRKYLIDDEANPDSENDFGKNIIPNLLKDGKILWSYEFAGYWKDVGTVSSLWEANMDLLDDNSGINIGGDGGDKIYARNAAEPPQFIAPSAIVKHAIVSEGATVYGEVKDSIISHGAHVGMGARVIGSVVLPGAKIANGAEVYYSIIGENASIGAGAVVGAIQSAPVKGEWQIALVGPSATVADGGKVLPAEMIE, translated from the coding sequence ATGAATCAAAGAAAGAACAAAGAATGCGTCGCCATGTTGTTGGCGGGCGGCCAAGGTACGCGTCTCGGCGTGCTGACCCGCTCGGTCGCCAAACCGGCGGTACCCTTCGGCGGCAAATACCGCATCATCGACTTCCCCTTGAGCAACTGCATCAATTCGGGCATCGACACCGTGGGCGTGCTGACACAATACCAACCCTTTGAACTCAATCAGTACATCGGCAACGGCCAACCCTGGGATCTCGACCGTCTGTCGGGCGGTGTGTACGTGTTGCCCCCTTATATGAAAGGCAGCGCGGGCGAGTGGTACAAAGGTACCGCCAACGCCATCTACCAAAACATTATGTTCATCGACCGCTTCAACCCCGAGTACGTGCTCATCTTGTCGGGCGACCACATCTACAGGATGGATTACGCCAAGATGCTCGATTGCCACAAAAAGCACAACGCCGACTGCACCATCGCCGTGTACGACGTGCCCTTGGAGCAGGCGAGCCGCTTCGGCATCATGAACACCAACGCGGACGGCAGCATATACGAATTCGAGGAGAAGCCCAAAAAGCCCAAGAGTACCAAAGCCAGCATGGGCATCTATATCTTTAATTGGGCCGTCCTGCGCAAGTACCTCATTGACGACGAGGCCAATCCCGACAGCGAAAACGACTTCGGCAAAAACATTATCCCCAATCTCCTCAAGGACGGCAAGATATTGTGGTCCTACGAATTCGCGGGGTATTGGAAAGACGTGGGCACCGTGAGCTCGCTGTGGGAGGCCAATATGGACCTTTTGGACGACAACAGCGGCATCAACATAGGCGGCGACGGCGGGGACAAGATTTACGCGCGCAACGCCGCGGAGCCTCCCCAATTCATCGCCCCCTCGGCCATCGTCAAGCACGCCATCGTCAGCGAAGGCGCCACCGTGTACGGCGAGGTCAAGGACAGCATTATTTCGCACGGCGCACACGTGGGCATGGGCGCGAGAGTCATCGGCTCGGTCGTACTGCCCGGCGCCAAGATCGCCAACGGTGCCGAAGTGTATTACAGCATCATAGGCGAAAACGCCTCCATCGGCGCGGGTGCCGTGGTGGGCGCCATTCAATCCGCACCCGTCAAAGGCGAGTGGCAAATCGCGTTGGTCGGCCCCTCGGCCACGGTAGCGGACGGCGGCAAAGTGTTGCCCGCCGAGATGATAGAATAG
- the glgB gene encoding 1,4-alpha-glucan branching protein GlgB yields MQKEIDFPLYLFHQGTNYEAYRLMCPHPAAEEGKSGWWFRVWAPAAKSVSVIGDWNYWDRGADRMQKISVGVWEAYVENAREWQLYRYSIETADGRIIEKTDPYALHTETSPSNAGKLVDLSGYQWSDADWMKRRGEIDVFNSPMNIYEMHIGSWRRYPDGNYYSYRKVAEELIPYLKGMHYTHVEFMPLGEYPLNDSWGYQCTGMFAATSRYGAPKDLMYLVDELHKAGIGVIVDWVPAHFPKDSFGLGKFDGTCLYEYEGKKGEHPDWGTYIYDYGRNEVRSFLVSSAVFWFDLYHIDGIRMDAVSSMLYLSFGRNDGDWQPNCYGGNINLEAKSLLQTINASVHYRFKGALMIAEESTAFPKVTAPTFEDGLGFDFKWNMGWMNDTLRYVEKDPVYRKYEHNNMTFGMVYAFSEHYILALSHDEVVHGKRSLLDKQPGYERDKFGGLMTYMSYQMAHPGKKLIFMGAEFGQYIEWDFRKGLDWFLMQYPTHNGMQAYTAALNDLYLKEPALWEQDCGYEGFQWHAANDNDWNILAWRRIAKNGDFIIVVLNFSPVYRPDYMLGVPEKGHYEVVLNSYDKRFGVGDNEVVWHFDAEDGGVNGLPYHITLGVTPNSAIFLKKTR; encoded by the coding sequence ATGCAAAAAGAAATAGATTTTCCCCTCTATTTGTTCCACCAAGGCACCAACTACGAAGCCTATCGTTTGATGTGTCCTCACCCCGCCGCCGAAGAAGGCAAGTCGGGCTGGTGGTTCCGCGTGTGGGCCCCCGCCGCCAAGAGCGTATCGGTCATCGGCGACTGGAACTATTGGGACAGAGGCGCCGACCGTATGCAAAAGATTTCGGTCGGCGTGTGGGAAGCCTACGTCGAGAACGCCAGAGAATGGCAGTTGTATCGCTACAGCATCGAAACGGCGGACGGCCGCATCATCGAGAAGACCGACCCCTACGCCCTGCACACCGAGACTTCGCCCTCCAACGCGGGCAAGCTGGTCGACCTCTCGGGCTATCAATGGTCGGACGCCGATTGGATGAAACGGCGCGGTGAGATAGACGTCTTCAACAGCCCCATGAACATCTACGAGATGCACATCGGCTCTTGGCGCCGCTACCCCGACGGCAACTACTACAGCTACCGCAAAGTCGCGGAAGAACTCATCCCCTACCTCAAAGGTATGCACTACACGCACGTGGAGTTTATGCCCCTCGGCGAATACCCCCTCAACGACAGTTGGGGCTACCAATGCACGGGTATGTTCGCCGCCACCTCGCGTTACGGCGCGCCCAAAGACCTGATGTACCTCGTGGACGAACTGCACAAAGCGGGCATCGGCGTCATCGTGGATTGGGTACCCGCCCACTTCCCCAAGGACAGTTTCGGCTTGGGCAAGTTCGACGGCACCTGCCTCTACGAGTACGAGGGCAAGAAGGGCGAACACCCCGACTGGGGCACCTATATCTACGACTACGGCCGCAACGAAGTGCGCTCTTTCTTGGTGTCTTCGGCCGTGTTCTGGTTCGACCTCTATCACATCGACGGCATCCGCATGGACGCGGTGAGCAGTATGCTCTACCTGAGTTTCGGCCGCAACGACGGCGACTGGCAGCCCAACTGCTACGGCGGCAATATCAATCTCGAAGCCAAGTCCCTTTTGCAGACCATCAACGCCTCGGTGCACTACCGCTTCAAGGGCGCGTTGATGATCGCGGAGGAGTCCACCGCGTTCCCCAAAGTCACCGCCCCCACCTTCGAGGACGGCTTGGGCTTCGACTTCAAGTGGAACATGGGCTGGATGAACGATACCCTGCGCTACGTCGAGAAAGATCCCGTCTACCGCAAGTACGAGCACAACAATATGACCTTCGGTATGGTGTACGCCTTCTCGGAGCACTATATCCTCGCGTTGTCCCACGACGAAGTCGTGCACGGCAAGCGCAGCCTTCTCGACAAGCAACCCGGTTACGAACGGGATAAGTTCGGCGGGCTGATGACCTATATGTCCTACCAAATGGCCCACCCCGGCAAAAAACTCATCTTTATGGGCGCGGAGTTCGGTCAATATATCGAGTGGGATTTCCGCAAAGGGCTGGATTGGTTCCTTATGCAATACCCCACCCACAACGGTATGCAGGCCTATACCGCCGCGTTGAACGACCTCTATCTCAAAGAGCCCGCTTTGTGGGAGCAGGACTGCGGGTACGAGGGGTTCCAATGGCACGCCGCCAACGATAACGACTGGAACATCCTCGCCTGGCGTCGTATCGCCAAGAACGGCGACTTTATCATCGTCGTCCTCAACTTCTCCCCCGTCTATCGTCCCGACTATATGTTGGGCGTACCCGAAAAGGGCCACTACGAGGTCGTCCTCAACAGCTACGACAAACGCTTCGGCGTGGGCGACAACGAGGTGGTGTGGCACTTCGACGCCGAGGACGGCGGCGTGAACGGTCTACCCTATCACATTACGTTGGGCGTCACGCCCAACAGTGCAATATTCTTGAAAAAAACCAGATAA
- a CDS encoding VanW family protein codes for MRLRFVGLWAALCIFGFVWGLSYGYAPLVSSAVDRAAGEAETPSTIRADGACGKGETLPVVLVVEGREYRENACIPAHFRLLAARYGGYDAYFSRMLSAGATVRQILNAAAYPLGDGLAAFLLAWETPPASARVTLTPAGPQVEPHRDGYVFAPAEVLSAVAACLDGRRSEPLRLHYAKAAVTTAEMRRRTSLLATFSTPYAYVPNRVHNLWLAAGAINAYTLYPNAEFSFNAVVGDRTEARGYRSAKIIADGAFVEGVGGGVCQVSTTLYNAAMLAGLTQVEVHRHSLAVSYVAPSRDAMVSTWSDMRFANPYDYPVYLYSGVAKGRVTVRVYGPETGRKIRLESTCKVVDAHRDLDEAGNPLSSTEGYRQTVAGVDGVEGTLVRFWGDEAQFLRRNTYPKKDAVWQKIPDEEGQDRGERPSA; via the coding sequence ATGAGATTGCGGTTCGTTGGGCTATGGGCGGCGCTATGTATATTCGGATTCGTATGGGGGCTTTCGTATGGCTACGCGCCCCTCGTTTCGTCCGCGGTTGATAGGGCGGCAGGCGAGGCCGAGACGCCCTCGACCATCCGTGCGGACGGCGCTTGCGGCAAGGGCGAAACCCTGCCCGTCGTGTTGGTCGTAGAGGGGCGCGAATACCGCGAAAACGCGTGCATTCCCGCACATTTCCGTCTGTTGGCGGCCCGCTACGGCGGGTATGACGCCTATTTTTCGCGTATGCTTTCGGCGGGTGCTACGGTGCGGCAGATCCTCAACGCGGCGGCCTATCCGCTGGGTGACGGACTTGCGGCGTTTTTGTTGGCGTGGGAGACGCCGCCCGCGTCGGCGCGGGTGACTTTGACGCCCGCGGGCCCGCAGGTGGAGCCGCACCGCGACGGGTACGTATTCGCGCCCGCCGAGGTGTTGTCGGCGGTGGCGGCCTGTCTTGACGGGCGGCGAAGCGAGCCCTTGCGGTTGCACTATGCCAAAGCCGCCGTCACGACCGCCGAAATGCGGCGGCGCACCTCGCTTCTCGCCACCTTTTCCACGCCGTACGCGTACGTGCCGAACCGCGTGCACAACCTATGGTTGGCGGCGGGGGCGATCAACGCTTATACGCTGTATCCAAACGCCGAATTCAGCTTCAACGCGGTGGTCGGCGACCGCACCGAAGCGCGCGGCTATCGCTCGGCCAAGATCATCGCGGACGGCGCTTTCGTCGAGGGCGTGGGCGGGGGCGTGTGCCAAGTGAGCACCACCCTTTACAACGCGGCCATGCTGGCGGGACTTACGCAGGTGGAAGTGCATCGTCATTCGCTCGCCGTATCCTACGTCGCGCCCTCTCGGGACGCCATGGTCAGCACGTGGAGCGATATGCGTTTCGCCAATCCCTACGACTATCCCGTCTATCTCTATTCGGGCGTTGCGAAAGGGCGGGTGACCGTGCGCGTGTACGGGCCCGAAACGGGGCGAAAGATCCGCCTCGAATCCACCTGCAAAGTGGTGGACGCGCACCGAGATCTGGACGAAGCGGGCAACCCGCTGTCTTCGACCGAAGGCTATCGGCAGACGGTGGCGGGCGTTGACGGCGTGGAGGGTACGCTCGTGCGGTTTTGGGGCGACGAGGCGCAATTTTTACGCCGCAATACCTACCCCAAAAAGGACGCCGTTTGGCAAAAAATACCCGACGAAGAGGGGCAAGACCGGGGCGAACGACCTTCGGCGTGA